Sequence from the Ochrobactrum vermis genome:
CGCTCTTTGGCAAGCCGAACCAGCGCCGTCTGCAAAGGAAAATAGACAATATCCGAAACCCAGAGATGCGGTTGCACCAATACTGGCGCAAGCGGCAGGCCCGGATGCGCATCCATGCCCATCGGCGTCGCGTGGACCAGACCCGAGGCCTGAGCCAATGTTTCGTCCAGATCGCCCCCGGCAATGAAACTGCATTCCGGCTGCACGGAAACAAGCTTGCCGATTACCGCATCGACCTTCGCGGCATCGAGGTCGAAAATATGGACTTCCCGCGCGCCCATTTCGGCCAGCGCATAGGCAACGGCGACACCTGCTCCGCCCGCACCGAGCAGCACGACACGTTCCAGCGATGCTCCCGGCAGACCACGGCGAAACCCTTCCGCATAGCCCCACCAGTCGGTGTTGTGACCGATGCGCCTGCCATCGGCAAACACCACCGTGTTGATCGATTGCAGCGCCAAAGCATGGGGCGAAAGTTCATCGACCAGCGCCACCGCAGCCTGCTTGCAGGGATGCGTGATATTGAGACCGGCGAATCCCGCAGCTTCGGCCTCATCGACAAGTGCGGGCAGATCGCCTGCCGAACGTCCATTTTCGGCGATGTCGAGAATGTCGTAGCGATAGGCAAGACCAGCGGCCTCACCTTCCTGCATATGCATTGCCGGCGAAAGCGAGCGCTGAATATTTGCGCCGATCAATCCGACATGCACACGACGTTTGGTCACTTCACTTATCAATTCTAATTCTCCGCAGGACCGGACCACGCCGATCCCAAATCAAGCTTGGCCTGCCGATCATTCGGGACTTTTCAGAAGGGCGATGATCGTGTCGCTGATCAGGCGGCGATGCCGCGCTTTCACCTCGGAAGCCATCAGATCAGTGCCGAAGATCGCTCCGAACGTATGTCGGTTGGACACGCGGAAAAAGCATTGCGCGCTGATCAGCATGTGAAGGTCGAGCGCGGAAATGCGCCTTTGAAAGATGCCCTGCTCACGACCGCGCTCAAGGATTTTCTCGATCGTTTCCAGAATGGTTACATTCTGGCGCGACAGAACATCGGAGCGTTCCATATGTTCGGCACGGTGAATATTTTCCACCGCGACGAGCCGCACGAAATCCGGATTGGCATCGTCATGATCGAAGGTACTTTCCACCAGACTGCGCATGGCGGATTCCGGGTCTTGATCGTCAAGCGACAGCGAGCTTTCAAGCGTGCGTATCTTGCCATAGGCCCGTTCCAGCACGGCGAGATAAAGCCCGTCCTTGCTGCCGAAATAATAGTAGATCATGCGCTTGGACGTGCGGGTCTGCGCCGCGATTTCATCCACGCGCGCGCCTGAGAAACCCGATGCCACGAACTCACGCGCCGCAATGTCGAGAATATTCTCACGCGTCGCATCGGGATCGTTCTTGCGCGGCTGCGTCTTGGCGAGTGCCTTTGCCATAGTCCTCCCCTTCAGCGCTCAGAGTGCTGCGGCACTTTTCGGCATTCCCGCCGGGCGCATGTAGCGCCGCAGCGCGGCAATGCGGAATATCGCGTTGGCCGCGCCATACCCTTTATAGCCTCGCCTCTGCACGACTTCGAAAAAGAAGCCCTGATCGTCGGTCGGGCTGTAAAGCTGGAAATATTCCCCGCTCTCATCGCGATCATAAAGCACGTTCGCAGCCTTGAGCCGGTCGGTGAACTCGGGATCGAGACCGAGACGCGCTTCCAGATCGTCATAATAATTCGGCGAGATTTCCAGCGTGTGGAACCCGTTGTCACGCAAAGCCGCAGCCGTCGCAAAGATATCGTCGGTCGCGAAGGCCAGATGCTGAATGCCCGACCCGAAGGTTTCGGCGATGAAGCGACCGGCGAGAGTGCGACGGTTTTCCGCGCCGTTGAGCGTGATACGCAACGTTCCCTCGTCGTTTTCAACCACCTGGCTGCGCACGACGCCGCCCGGATCGACGATATCGACCATGGGCGACTTCCGCGATTCCGTGAGTGAAGTGTAGAAAAGCAGCCAAGTCAGAAGTTCATCGAACTTCATCGTCTGGGCAACGTGATCGATATGGGTGAGGCCAACGCCGATCCCGGTATCATTTCCCGCCACCGGCTCGAACTCGATATCGAAGATGTGACCGAGATCGGTTTTCTCATCGAGAAAATAAACCAGTCCGCCGCCGACACCGCGAATGGCGGGCATGCCGATTTCGCCCGGATCGAGCGGTTGTTCAAAACTCTCCGCCCCCATGGCGACGGCGCGGGCATGGGCTTCAGCCGCATCGTCCACGACCAGCCCCATTGCGTAGGCAGCAGTGCCGTGGACCGCATAGGCCGAGCTTGCGAAGCCGCGCGTATCCGTATTGATGACGAGGTTGATGTCGCCCTGCCGGTAGAGCGCAACGTCTTTCGTGCGATGCTTGCCTGCCAGCCTGAAGCCCAGCGCACCAACAGCGGAAACCAGCCGCTCGGCATCGTCGGCATGGGTGGCAAACTCGACAAAGCCGACACCGTGCACCTTTGCGCGGGGCGGCATGGTAGCAACCGTCAACTTGTTGTCCGGCTCCACCCGGCGAACCTGATCACCGAGATAGATGAGCGAACGGCGTCCATCGGCGGCGATTGTGGCTGGTGATCCGCCACGGAACTGGTCGTTGAAGATTTCGAGCGAGAAATAGCCATCATAGCCGGTCGCAGCCACGGCGCGCATGAAATCCAGAACCGGCAGGTCGCCTTCGCCCGGCATGTTGCGATAATGGCGACTCCAGTAAAGCAGATCCATGTCGATCAGCGGCGCGTCAGCCATCTGGATAATGAAAAGCTTGTCCTTCGGAATGGAGCGGATCGAATTCACGTCGATCTTGCGCGCCAGCGTATGAAAACTGTCGAGGATAAGGCCGACATTGGGGTGGTCGGCGCGGCGCACGATCTCCCATGCATCGCGGTGGTCGCTGATATGGCGACCCCAGGCGAGTGCTTCATAACCGACGCGCAAATTGCGCCGCGCCGCTCTTTCGCCAAGCTCGCGAAAATCATCTGCAGCGCGGTCGATGCCGCCGATAGCGGCTGGCGACACGTTCGAACAGACCAGAACGAGATCGGTGCCGAGCTCCTGCATCAGGTCGAACTTGCGCTCCGCGCGGTCGAAAGTGCGGCTGCGCAAAGGCTCCGGCATGCCTTCGAAATCGCGGAAAGGCTGGAAAAGCGTGATCTCCAGACCGAGATCGCGCGCCATCTGGCCCACCTGACGCGGGCTTTCGTCAAAGGTGAGAAAATCGTTCTCGAAAATCTCCACCCCGTCGAACCCGGCTTTGGCTATGGCTCCAAGCTTCTGCTGGAGATCGCCGCTGATGGAGACGGTTGCTATCGAAGTCTTCATGTCACGCTCCTGTCTCCGGCCAGACCGGAGTTTTCTGCTCATGGTCCGGGCAATTCTGCCCGGATCATCTTGTTCAGTATCGGCCTGCGCCGTGATTATTCTAGTTTTCTCCGCGCACTTTCTTCAATTCGGCAAAGAGTTCATCGACCGTTTCCGCACCGATTTCGGCGGTAAACTTTTCGATGATCGGCTTGACCGCGTCACGCAGGCGCGCGGTTTCTTCCGGCGTCAGTTCGGTAACCTGCATACCGGTCTTCTTGATCTCATCGAGCGCGGTCGCATCCTGCTCGCGCGAAACCTTGCGCTGATAATCCCGTGCCTCGACCGCTGCCTGCTCGATCACCGCCTTTTCCTCATCGTTGAGGCGATCCCAGAACTTCTTGCTGATCATGACGATCTGCGGATTATACTGGTGGCGGGTCAGCGTCAGATATTTCTGCACTTCATAGAATTTGGCATTGATGATGTTGGCATTGGGATTTTCCTGCCCATCGACCGTGCCGGTTTCAAGCGCCGTATAAAGCTCGGTATAGGGCAGCGGCACCGCATTGGCGCCGAGCGCATTGAACAGGGCAACCGGAGCCGGCGATTGCAGGGTGCGGATCTTCAGCCCGGCAATATCCTCCAGTTTTGCGACCGGATGACGATTATTGGTCAGATTGCGGAAACCGAGCTCCCAATAGGCAAGCCCGACCAGCCCTGTGTCGGGCAGGCGTTTCATCAGATTGGTGCCGAACGGGCCATCCATGACCTTGTCGGCTTCCTCGCCGCTGTTGAACAGGAACGGCAGGTCGACTGCTTCGAATGCCTTGATGGTGCTGGACAGGATGCCTGCATTCATCACGGTCATTTCCACGACGCCGCCCTGCAAGCCGGAAAGCGTCTGCGGGTCGCTGCCCAGAACGCCGCCGGGAAACAGTTTCGCGTTGATCTGTCCGCCGCTCTTTTCCTTCACCAGCTCGGCAAATTTCTCCATGCCCGTGACCTGGGGATGGCCCTTGCTGTTGGCGGCAGCAAACTTGATCGTCTGCGAACGGATTTCAGCCATGGCCGTCGTCATCATCAGGGCCAGCGGCAGCACCATTCCCAGTGCCATCGTCTTCAGTATTTTCTTCATGTCTTCCTCCCACTCAAAAATTCAATGTTTTCAGGGCCGCTTCACGCAGCGCCCGCCTTTGATTTAGTGAAACCAGCCCATCGGCACTGTCACCAGTTGCGGGAACAGCACCATCAGGAAAAGCACCACGAGCTGCGCGATCAGGAACGGCAGCACACCCGTCATCACCTTTTCAAACGGCAGGCGCGCAACACCGCACACCACATTCAGCACCGTGCCGACAGGCGGGGTGATGAGGCCGATGGA
This genomic interval carries:
- a CDS encoding shikimate dehydrogenase, producing the protein MISEVTKRRVHVGLIGANIQRSLSPAMHMQEGEAAGLAYRYDILDIAENGRSAGDLPALVDEAEAAGFAGLNITHPCKQAAVALVDELSPHALALQSINTVVFADGRRIGHNTDWWGYAEGFRRGLPGASLERVVLLGAGGAGVAVAYALAEMGAREVHIFDLDAAKVDAVIGKLVSVQPECSFIAGGDLDETLAQASGLVHATPMGMDAHPGLPLAPVLVQPHLWVSDIVYFPLQTALVRLAKERGCRVLNGGGMAVFQAVGAFELFSGIKADPDRMLAHFARLQVARG
- a CDS encoding TetR/AcrR family transcriptional regulator, which produces MAKALAKTQPRKNDPDATRENILDIAAREFVASGFSGARVDEIAAQTRTSKRMIYYYFGSKDGLYLAVLERAYGKIRTLESSLSLDDQDPESAMRSLVESTFDHDDANPDFVRLVAVENIHRAEHMERSDVLSRQNVTILETIEKILERGREQGIFQRRISALDLHMLISAQCFFRVSNRHTFGAIFGTDLMASEVKARHRRLISDTIIALLKSPE
- a CDS encoding bifunctional sugar phosphate isomerase/epimerase/4-hydroxyphenylpyruvate dioxygenase family protein translates to MKTSIATVSISGDLQQKLGAIAKAGFDGVEIFENDFLTFDESPRQVGQMARDLGLEITLFQPFRDFEGMPEPLRSRTFDRAERKFDLMQELGTDLVLVCSNVSPAAIGGIDRAADDFRELGERAARRNLRVGYEALAWGRHISDHRDAWEIVRRADHPNVGLILDSFHTLARKIDVNSIRSIPKDKLFIIQMADAPLIDMDLLYWSRHYRNMPGEGDLPVLDFMRAVAATGYDGYFSLEIFNDQFRGGSPATIAADGRRSLIYLGDQVRRVEPDNKLTVATMPPRAKVHGVGFVEFATHADDAERLVSAVGALGFRLAGKHRTKDVALYRQGDINLVINTDTRGFASSAYAVHGTAAYAMGLVVDDAAEAHARAVAMGAESFEQPLDPGEIGMPAIRGVGGGLVYFLDEKTDLGHIFDIEFEPVAGNDTGIGVGLTHIDHVAQTMKFDELLTWLLFYTSLTESRKSPMVDIVDPGGVVRSQVVENDEGTLRITLNGAENRRTLAGRFIAETFGSGIQHLAFATDDIFATAAALRDNGFHTLEISPNYYDDLEARLGLDPEFTDRLKAANVLYDRDESGEYFQLYSPTDDQGFFFEVVQRRGYKGYGAANAIFRIAALRRYMRPAGMPKSAAAL
- a CDS encoding TRAP transporter substrate-binding protein, giving the protein MKKILKTMALGMVLPLALMMTTAMAEIRSQTIKFAAANSKGHPQVTGMEKFAELVKEKSGGQINAKLFPGGVLGSDPQTLSGLQGGVVEMTVMNAGILSSTIKAFEAVDLPFLFNSGEEADKVMDGPFGTNLMKRLPDTGLVGLAYWELGFRNLTNNRHPVAKLEDIAGLKIRTLQSPAPVALFNALGANAVPLPYTELYTALETGTVDGQENPNANIINAKFYEVQKYLTLTRHQYNPQIVMISKKFWDRLNDEEKAVIEQAAVEARDYQRKVSREQDATALDEIKKTGMQVTELTPEETARLRDAVKPIIEKFTAEIGAETVDELFAELKKVRGEN